From Larimichthys crocea isolate SSNF unplaced genomic scaffold, L_crocea_2.0 scaffold539, whole genome shotgun sequence, the proteins below share one genomic window:
- the LOC104923171 gene encoding intelectin isoform X2, giving the protein MLDHTLFLSLVVLVSVEHASLAPAPLQIVNEELTHAEAIRDVETPLNLTRTNFERLENLSNRSRYVARSCKEIMDRYDEREDGLYFLTTANGMVYQTFCDMTTAGGGWTLVASVHENNPSGRCTVGDRWSSQQGNNADLPDGDGNWSNRNMFGTAEGATSDDFKTPGYYDIVAEDMSVWHVPNNFPVEHWNLAAILRYHTSNRFLRLYGGNLFELFKRYPVRYNVGSCSNRGPAVPIVYDHGDRESTKMFYGPKSRAESEPGFITFRPINNERAAMAICSGVKPTTGCNTEHYCIGGGGYFHPVQCGDFPSFEYDSLGETQGWSASKEMIEAAVLLFYR; this is encoded by the exons ATGTTAGaccacacactgtttttgtctttggtgGTTTTGGTGTCGGTGGAACATGCTTCTTTGGCACCTGCTCCTCTACAAATAG taaATGAAGAGCTCACCCACGCAGAAGCCATCAGGGATGTTGAGACACCTCTGAACCTCACCAGGACAAACTTTGAACGTTTGGAGAACCTGAGCAACAGATCCAGATATGTTGCAAGGAGCTGTAAAGAGATCATGGACAGATATGATGAACGAGAAG ATGGGTTGTACTTCCTGACCACTGCTAATGGCATGGTCTATCAGACTTTCTGTGACATGACCACCGCTGGAGGCGGCTGGACGCTGGTGGCGAGCGTCCACGAGAACAACCCTTCTGGAAGGTGCACAGTGGGTGATCGCTGGTCGAGCCAGCAGGGCAACAATGCTGACCTGCCAGATGGAGATGGGAACTGGtccaacagaaacatgtttggaACTGCAGAGGGTGCCACCTCGGATGATTTTAAG ACTCCAGGTTACTATGATATAGTAGCAGAAGACATGTCTGTGTGGCACGTTCCCAACAACTTCCCAGTGGAGCACTGGAACCTGGCAGCCATCCTCCGCTACCACACTAGCAACCGCTTCCTCCGCCTGTATGGAGGAAACCTCTTTGAGCTCTTCAAG CGATATCCAGTGAGATACAACGTTGGCTCGTGCAGCAACCGAGGCCCAGCTGTTCCCATTGTGTATGACCATGGAGACAGAGAGTCCACCAAGATGTTTTATGGACCCAAATCAAGAG CGGAGTCTGAGCCAGGTTTCATCACATTCAGACCAATAAACAACGAACGTGCAGCCATGGCTATCTGCTCCGGGGTCAAACCGACCACTGGATGCAACACTGAACAC TACTGTATAGGAGGAGGTGGATATTTCCACCCTGTCCAGTGTGGAGACTTCCCGTCATTTGAATATGACTCTCTGGGAGAAACGCAAGGCTGGAGTGCTTCCAAAGAGATGATTGAGGCTGCTGTGTTACTGTTCTACCGCTGA
- the LOC104923171 gene encoding intelectin isoform X1, with translation MIPFTDMLDYTLFLSLVVLVSVEHASMASAPLQIVNEELTHTEAIRDVETPLNLTRTNFERLDHLSNRSRYVARSCKEIMDRYGEREDGLYFLTTANGMVYQTFCDMTTAGGGWTLVASVHENNPSGRCTVGDRWSSQQGNNADLPDGDGNWSNRNMFGTAEGATSDDFKTPGYYDIVAEDMSVWHVPNNFPVEHWNLAAILRYHTSNRFLRLYGGNLFELFKRYPVRYNVGSCSNRGPAVPIVYDHGDRESTKMFYGPKSRAESEPGFITFRPINNERAAMAICSGVKPTTGCNTEHYCIGGGGYFHPVQCGDFPSFEYDSLGETQGWSASKEMIEAAVLLFYR, from the exons aTGATTCCTTTCACAGACATGTTAGACTAcacactgtttttgtctttggtgGTTTTGGTGTCGGTGGAACATGCTTCTATGGCATCTGCTCCTCTACAAATAG taaATGAAGAGCTCACCCACACAGAAGCCATCAGGGATGTTGAGACACCTCTGAACCTCACCAGGACAAACTTTGAACGTTTGGACCACCTGAGCAACAGATCCAGATATGTTGCAAGGAGCTGTAAAGAGATCATGGACAGATATGGTGAACGAGAAG ATGGGTTGTACTTCCTGACCACTGCTAATGGCATGGTCTATCAGACTTTCTGTGACATGACCACCGCTGGAGGCGGCTGGACGCTGGTGGCGAGCGTCCACGAGAACAACCCTTCTGGAAGGTGCACAGTGGGTGATCGCTGGTCGAGCCAGCAGGGCAACAATGCTGACCTGCCAGATGGAGATGGGAACTGGtccaacagaaacatgtttggaACTGCAGAGGGTGCCACCTCGGATGATTTTAAG ACTCCAGGTTACTATGATATAGTAGCAGAAGACATGTCTGTGTGGCACGTTCCCAACAACTTCCCAGTGGAGCACTGGAACCTGGCAGCCATCCTCCGCTACCACACTAGCAACCGCTTCCTCCGCCTGTATGGAGGAAACCTCTTTGAGCTCTTCAAG CGATATCCAGTGAGATACAACGTTGGCTCGTGCAGCAACCGAGGCCCAGCTGTTCCCATTGTGTATGACCATGGAGACAGAGAGTCCACCAAGATGTTTTATGGACCCAAATCAAGAG CGGAGTCTGAGCCAGGTTTCATCACATTCAGACCAATAAACAACGAACGTGCAGCCATGGCTATCTGCTCCGGGGTCAAACCGACCACTGGATGCAACACTGAACAC TACTGTATAGGAGGAGGTGGATATTTCCACCCTGTCCAGTGTGGAGACTTCCCGTCATTTGAATATGACTCTCTGGGAGAAACGCAAGGCTGGAGTGCTTCCAAAGAGATGATTGAGGCTGCTGTGTTACTGTTCTACCGCTGA
- the LOC113745231 gene encoding intelectin-like → MAISGRSPTSVSSRSSGGHAFLPCWLDPSIPPLHPPNGVLGTLATSVQAAPATPGYYDIVAEDMSVWHVPNNFPLEHWNLAAILRYHTSNRFLRLYGGNLFELFKRYPVRYNVGSCSNRGPAVPIVYDHGDKESTKMLYGPNPRTEFEPGFITFRPINNERAAMAICSGVKPTGCHTEHYCIGGGGYFREHNEQCGDFPAFDWDRLGISQGWSASKEMREAAVLLFYR, encoded by the exons ATGGCTATTTCTGGACGCTCCCCCACCAGCGTTTCCAGCCGCTCCAGCGGTGGTCATG CCTTTTTGCCCTGCTGGCTCGACCCGTCGATCCCCCCACTGCACCCTCCTAATGGGGTTCTCGGGACGCTCGCCACCAGCGTCCAAGCCGCCCCAGCG ACTCCAGGTTACTATGATATAGTAGCAGAAGACATGTCTGTGTGGCACGTTCCCAACAACTTCCCACTGGAGCACTGGAACCTGGCAGCCATCCTCCGCTACCACACTAGCAACCGCTTCCTCCGCCTGTATGGAGGAAACCTCTTTGAGCTCTTCAAG CGATATCCAGTGAGATACAATGTTGGCTCGTGCAGCAACAGAGGTCCAGCTGTTCCCATTGTGTATGACCATGGAGACAAAGAGTCCACCAAGATGTTATATGGACCCAATCCAAGAA CGGAGTTTGAACCAGGTTTCATCACATTCAGACCAATAAACAACGAACGTGCAGCCATGGCTATCTGCTCCGGGGTCAAACCGACTGGATGCCACACTGAACAC TACTGTATAGGAGGAGGTGGATATTTCCGTGAACACAATGAACAGTGTGGGGACTTCCCGGCATTTGACTGGGACAGACTGGGAATTTCGCAAGGCTGGAGCGCTTCCAAAGAGATGAGGGAGGCTGCTGTGTTACTGTTCTACCGCTGA